One Styela clava chromosome 4, kaStyClav1.hap1.2, whole genome shotgun sequence genomic window, TGCATTTACCGGACTAAGACTATATTTTTGATGCTTTTCCAGCTGTCATACGTACCGGACAACTAAAGATTTCATATCTGTTCAAATTTTTAAGGTTCACTGGGAAGATTGTCAAAGAAGCCAAATGTGGAAACTTTAATGCCGTTATAGCAGAAGTGTCTGGCAATGCCTATTACATCGGCAAAAATTCGTTTACATCAGAAGATAAAGATCCTTTAAAGGCTGGGTTCACTGTCCGATGACTgcaaattcaattatatttcatCGATCATACCTACACCGGACTGCTTCTAATTAATCAACATTTACATTAAAATATCTTGTGTATTCTCTCATCAAAATTGCAATATAGAataagacaaaaataaatacatgATCATCACGAGTACGTTTGGTTATTTAGGCACATAGTGCGAGTTTTACTATCGTCCAATTTATATCCGTTTTTTCTTTCTTACAATGGCAAGCAGACTTACAAATCAGCGGTTTTAAATCaataagttttaaaattacATGGGTTCATGATTATTTAAAGGGTAGTGTTCCTTATATTTTTTGACATGTTCCCTCATttcattcatttgtttttgtaaatgAGCTGGAACGTCATGATACACGTCCGTGAATAAATGTTTCGGCGAAGGTTTCAATCGTTTCTCAGATGCGGCAAATGCTTCCATTAtctatgagaaataaaaaattctttACAGAACAAGACTGAGCCCCTAAACatcttctggagcgcccaaaataTTGCATGTGTTGAGGGTAGTCATTTGATAAAAGTTAATGTCAATTAACTTATCAACTTCTCCACAGATAGCATATTAGGTGTGATTCCAGTATCAACTAACCTGTTTTCTGCTTAGCTTTTTCCATTCTTTATCCTTGTCATCATCCCATGCACCCCTCTTAGTTATGTATAACCTAAACCTGTTGATTGGATGATCCTTTTTATCCCAATAATTAACTTCATCAACAGATCGATATGCACTACTGTCATCACTGGTACTGTGGTGTCCAACTCTAAAAAGTATAGTAGAATAGGAAGGTTTATAATGAATGACCTGACCAGCGAGGGGGGTTTGTGGAGTCTGGAACCCTACCTCTTATAGAGTGGAAAAAAAGCTTTTTTCTCTATCATACATAGCACGTTTTCCAGCCTGAACCCGCTAGCTGTTACAGTCCAATCAGTTTTAATGGAGTGTTTAGTAGGCCATGAACAAAGTTGCAGGTCAAGATCTGAATCTTGTAGCACTTACCTGTATGTCATTGCTTCAATTAGAACTGGTCTGCTTTCTTCCACAGCAATTTTTCTTGCTCTTTTAGTCGCATTATACACAGCAAGTAAGTCATTACCATCAACTCGGATTGTTATGATACCATACCCAGGACCCCTGCCTCCTATACCATCTCCTCTGTATTGGTCAGATGTGGGAGTAGAAATAGCATAACCATTGTTTCTACTGCAATAAACATAACGAAtaatgtccacagattgtcaaATTTGCAATGCTTTATTTAGTTGTAACCGCGGGTTACAATAAACACAATTATATAATAAGACAAGAATATTGGGGTAAGGTGATTGCATGCAATTCTATAAagataattataataataaatataaaaatcataccaaaaaaatatacaagGTGCATCTAATGTTGCTGCAAAATTAAGAGCAGCATGAGCATCACCCTCTGAAGCAGCTCCTTCCCCAAAGTAACAAATAACACATCTGTCAGGTTCTTCGCTTAGTTTAACAGCATATGCAGCACCAGCAGCCTGTCGCATAACAATTATTGGAATGTTTAGCAAGACCATTTTTAGGTATCTTGTAACAAATCGTTTGTAGTGATGTtgtatttgtagcttatttaTATGCAGAGTATTGTGTGTTGGTTAACAATGGTATAAAAGCCCTAGGCTTTAACCGATATGAAATCACAACAAACTTTAGTATCTATCATCAGTGCAAAtcaacaaatactacgggagtcacttggatagtCCCCAAAgtcgtaatcgaactaaaatgaggagaactggaataaaattatgacctaactctaacctggtacacatactacgctccggtgtccgccatcttggttcacatacttgaGTACCCTATCATCTAAATTACTTTTGCCACACCATTACTTATAATCACACCGTCCAATTCATTGCAAGCCTAGCAGCAACTAGAATTCAGAATTTGACTAAAGGTGTCCATATCAATAAGGAACAATTTGCAactgattttgaatatttttatccaTTTAACAGCAATATCAGGATATACACAAATTTCacttacaaatatataaaaatttatacaaaattcaaCATAACATTGATTTTATTCCAAAAGGCACTTCATCAAATAAATCTTCAgatcagaataaaatattgtactcCGGACTTCCATAACTATGACTATATTTAAATTGAATACAAAGTCTAGTGTATACCTGTGGCATTTGTGTTGCAAGTGGAGAACTAATTGTGtaaaaattaagtttttttgATCCGTAGTGAACAGGCATTTGTCTTCCTTGTGCCGGATCATTTATATTTGCATAACATTGGTCCATGAATTCACCCAATGAGAAACCTCTCCACATAAGTACAcctgtgaaaaaaataaaaattctattaTCACAAAACAACGATATTCTTGTTTTACTGATTAATTTGCAATATTCTACCTTCCACATCATCAAAATGTTTGATCAATAAAATGAATATCAAGTCAAAAACATCATGGCACTCTTACAGTTGGAATGAAGTTAGCCAATAGCATCCAAAGTTTGTTTAGTAAATAAGACCATTTCAATTCAATGATCAGTGTGTTGAATAGTTAGCTAGAACTTTGGTATGCGATATGGGAACCatagaaaagaaaaataaccctaatacataataaaataatCTCATCTACCAACATCATAAGACAATGATCCTCATTTTTAAGCAACTGGAACTGTGATATACAATTTATTGCAAGTGTTGACGCTTCCCAAACTTTCTTCCTTACCTGCTTCCCTATATTGTCCAAAAACTAGGTCTCTATCTTCTAGAGCGGCAGCACTTCCTACATGTGTGCCTTCTTCCCCATAGTTCGTCATATAAAAACTGATTCTTCCTTGTCTTTGAGATTCATACATGATTCTGTCCATTGAATTAAGCATTGACATGCTTTTGTACATTTTGACCAAAGTTTCATTGTCTAACTACAAAAGAGATTAgtgaataatattaattttgaattgtatAAGTGAATATTGAGAACATGGTACACTACGTTGCTGTAAAAAAGCGCATTCAAAGGGTGGTTAACAATGAATTTCACCATCATTCAATACTTAGgttttatataaaatgattAACATCATAATCTTCCAGAGAAATTGGTTATATTCCAAACAGTAAATTCTTAATTTTAGGAACAATTAAGATTATTTCAATCTAAAAGTTCAGATTCAGACAGACAATAGACTGCATTATCTTCTGGCATtgcaaaaatagaaaatcaaatttaattcaACTACTTCGCAGTCTGCATcttatcaaattatatttatttctgcaAATTTCTCTGTTGAACATGACCGAACTTATTTCAAATTCGGTTTTGGCCACCCCTGTTTTTAATTGTCATTTTCCTACGTACCTGTGGGTCTTGAGTCTCGTCTATAATCGCTCCTTCCCTTGACATCACTCGATAAACAGGAATTCCATCTTCAGTATTTGGTTCCAAAAACTCAAGTTTATGAACATATTCTGTTTTATATCCAGGATATTGTGGTTTATCATCAGTAGCTTCAATGCTATAAGAGTTCTAAAAGCAAAACAAAGGAAAGCCTTCACTACTAATATCTACAACTTCGCTAGGTTGTTTAGATACAAGGCTTGCTGACTGAGAGATCGTTTCAACTGTACAGTATAAAGTTCAGAATTTTCCTTCTCGTCATGCAATGGTATCACACACAACATTGCAAATTCCACTTCATTCATTCTCATTATTTTCTTGATTTGAATTAGGTATATTGAAGTTTATGGTGTAACAATTTTTAAGAAAACAAAAACTCACCGAAAACTCGATAACATAAACAGACCAAACTGTAGCTTctaatatacaaaacaaaaaaaatgtgagATTCACTGTATGAAACCAACCTTCAAAAATAATGCAggaatgcacttttttgttgaattttgacaTAAAATCCCATATCTTGTTTTTGACACAGCTCGAGTCAACAATCGAAACATAGTTTCAAACCATACAAATCACATAGATTCAGTCTAGTTATCAACAATAActgtaaaaatataaactctTCATATCAGATATATTACGAATACCAAATTAATATACCACTAGTATTTTCAAACAGAAATAGAgtaatttgatatgaaaataataattgcaTCTCAGCTagtgaaaaaattaaattcttcGAGtcaataacattaaaaaattatttgacaaTTTTGGGTATATATCAATGGAAATGATATGGCGCATACTTTTAAAATGATGAAACAATCAAATATACCGTATATAGAATACTGCAAAAGAGAGTATTGCAAAATATGATATACAATTTGAATAATTGTAATTCCAGATTATTGGTTGCTTTAGCAAAAGGTGAATTCGAATAATGGGTAATGAGAATGTCAAAAAAAGTGCCCATCAATAAAACCATAATCTCCATGAAAATTTTTGACTTTTGgcaaaaatttgtgaaaaattcaaaattcaccTAATGCATAATAATGCATCTTTACAACGATTCAAAATCCTCTATATGCATTGGCCTAATGACTACATGCATTCTCAGAGGAATGAATATGAATTTGTGAACTATCTTGCATTTGCTGTCAACATCGATCTTTCGTGTCATAGTAAACAATTCAACTATATGTTAGTGAAATTTAAGTTCAACTTTGAACCCGATAAGAGAGtatcttcaaatttaaatgtaTATCATGAATCTATTTTATTCTTTAGGAGTAGATAATTTCTTCTGCTGTCAATTGCCTGTTGAACCCAAAATAATTCCATCACGATATCTCGCTTCCTGTCCAATAAGTGTTGCTGATCAATTTCATTAGAGGGAGATTTACACTTTTGTGAGGAAGTATCTGAAAAAGGTACAGTATATATTGGACAATTAATGACAATTACAAAATGGTAGAGAAAAACATTGACAAATCATCATGCGAATGTACAAAAACAGAGAAATATAAAACTTGGTGGTTCGACGTTATAGAGACTTCGATGCATGCTATGATATCCCTACTCCCTACACATTGCCAAACGGTGATTAGAGTAAATATTACAGTCCTCATTACAAATCATAGCAAACATACTTGACAAACATACATCAATACCattcaaaataatcaaaaatataattttataattattctgAGTGTAATTAGTGAGCACAATTTTAGGCAATCACAATCTTCAGGCATGCATCAAGCCCATATCGGACAATTTTCAATATCATTAGTTCTGGGAATAGAGGTGGAATTACCATAACTTAAGTTCACCTTTCAAATTTCCACGATTCTTTTTCAATGCGTTTTACCGAATTTTGAATAACAGAAGTAGCTTTAACAAACTTTGAACTATGGTACATTACAGCCATTTTCATACATTTCAGCCAGTATTCATCATACTATATCTATATCATACATCAATATGGTCAACTAgcttttctttctttttcatttttgagaCATTACAAGAGTGAAAGTCTTCACACAGAAATAGTTCACAAAGTAACAAAAAATCCAAACCTGATGTTACATCAACTTCCAAAATCTCAGGTATTGAAGACCTCGTACTATTGgttttgttttcttcattttgatcTACAGACTTTGAAACGACAGATGGCCTTTTCAAAATGTTCAATTTGTTATTTCTTGCTTGCTGATATTCAGTTTCAACGCCATCTATTTCTAAAACAACACTTTTATACCAATCATATATTTCTTGAAGCTTTTTCCTGCACTGATATCCTCTCCAGCATGCCTGTGATAAATATGGTAGTAAGTTTGTTGAAGCCAATAATTTAGTTCTGTTCCTATGTGGGGAGATATAAAATATCTTACTCGTTTCAGATATTAATAGTGGATTAATGTtgagcttttattatgtatatatttattggtattcggTATTCACCTTACACTTTTTTTCACCGGGTACATTTGTTGTTCACTATCccaataaacaaatagtgatttaTACCTATTTAACTATCTAAGATCCTCCTGCACATGGCCAGGGTCATGTGTGAGTAGATGGCTGGACTTTTCACAATTGCTATCATGGTTTCTCCATGTCAAAGCATGTTGAATACTATATTATTCCAGTACTGATGTAATTATTGGTGTATGATAGCTTATATGGTTAAGAAACTATATTCAATTTTCTCTCCACatagataaatatgaaaatctcatTATATTCTTTAACCAATCGTTAAACTGGTGATTTATGGTTATGATAAAATGAAAGGTGcaactttggtatgcgatctcatCTGCTTAACGTAATCTCAATTGAGGAAGGACATTCTCATGGTCTTCAGTTTCTAGCCCCAACTAAATCACTGACatcacacaaccactgagattGCATACCAAAGTAGCACCAAATAAAGagtttaaaaaatcaaatttataagaTATAGTACCTGGATCTTAGTGACAGCATTTGCTACAGTATCATCAATATCCTTCATATTCAGATCTATGTCacatatgaaaatttttatttcgtaCAAATTTTTTTAGAGCAGACATACACTTATTAATAAACACctattattataaataagaCAAACCAGATTTGTTATATCAAAAACATTCGGACAACAAAATACTACACAATAGTAATATGATGAGTACTGAATAACCGAGGTTTCAAGActaatttatattaaatcaGTCAGTTTATCTATTAATTGGAAGAAAACAATGGTAATGGGTGTTATAACGAAGCATGCGCCATACATACATCATGAAACTTGCCATCATTACAAGCTACTAAGACATATTGTAATACAGTATTTTGAATATCCAAATAACAATATCCAGACttaattttcatataaatatttgtGGTAAACAAAAATCAATGGAACTGGATGGATCATGGATCAATGGAAGTGTTGAAGATGAAATAGTGTTAATCACAGATATTTTGATATCATATTTTCCCATATTAATATagccaaaattaaaattgatactTCAATACTCCCAAAAACGCAGATATTGATAAAAAGAGACATTAATCAACCACTCTATTATTATATATTCAAGTTTCAAGAATTAACATTCATGGCGcttataacaaaatttttacaatattcaaaTTCTGACGATATTcttaaaattgaaatcattatTTTCCCCAACTTTTAGTATTTACAAAGGCACCCCCAAGTGGAAAATATTAAGAAACACTGCGCATGTTTGATAGAATTTCATAAATGAATGGGGGATTGATGAATGAAAAGCAAATTGGTTTTACTTTACCAAATCACTGAAAGGTTTGTCGACAAGTagaagaataaatattaaaaattcagGCCTAGCATCTAGTTCTAACACAAGTTTACACTTGATAACTATCTTTAGCAGAGAAACAGTTCCAAATTATTCTTTGACAGTTTgtattatttacaaatttactGAAGAAAATATGTAAACAAATAGATGGAATTTTCAAACCAAATCGCACTAAATAAAAAAGCCTTAATTGAAGATACTGCAAaccattctaaaatattagtgCTCTGTTGTAAAGCATATAGAAAATACCCAAGTTGGTTATCAAATGTGAAGGGATTGTCATCATACTACTAAACAAATAGATAAGTACAAACTGATTATACAATACAGTAGCGAAAATGAGGTTCACAGAATATTGTGGAACCAATACTATTGAATTCATTAACAATCCAGAAAATTTGCAGCCATCAGCAGCTCTAGTGCAATTTCAGGAGCGATGGGAAACTCTGGTATTTCTGTAGAACTGTTGGTGTAACGAACTTTGTATGCAAAGTACTGACAAACTTTAGCTAGAACATGGGATGGAATTTCTCGAAAGCAAACTTCGTTAGTCTCATTT contains:
- the LOC120327089 gene encoding 2-oxoisovalerate dehydrogenase subunit alpha, mitochondrial-like, which translates into the protein MFRLLTRAVSKTRYGILCQNSTKKCIPALFLKNSYSIEATDDKPQYPGYKTEYVHKLEFLEPNTEDGIPVYRVMSREGAIIDETQDPQLDNETLVKMYKSMSMLNSMDRIMYESQRQGRISFYMTNYGEEGTHVGSAAALEDRDLVFGQYREAGVLMWRGFSLGEFMDQCYANINDPAQGRQMPVHYGSKKLNFYTISSPLATQMPQAAGAAYAVKLSEEPDRCVICYFGEGAASEGDAHAALNFAATLDAPCIFFCRNNGYAISTPTSDQYRGDGIGGRGPGYGIITIRVDGNDLLAVYNATKRARKIAVEESRPVLIEAMTYRVGHHSTSDDSSAYRSVDEVNYWDKKDHPINRFRLYITKRGAWDDDKDKEWKKLSRKQIMEAFAASEKRLKPSPKHLFTDVYHDVPAHLQKQMNEMREHVKKYKEHYPLNNHEPM
- the LOC120327103 gene encoding uncharacterized protein LOC120327103, whose translation is MKDIDDTVANAVTKIQACWRGYQCRKKLQEIYDWYKSVVLEIDGVETEYQQARNNKLNILKRPSVVSKSVDQNEENKTNSTRSSIPEILEVDVTSDTSSQKCKSPSNEIDQQHLLDRKRDIVMELFWVQQAIDSRRNYLLLKNKIDS
- the LOC120327106 gene encoding elongin-C, giving the protein MMSDEKGDGENQYGGCEGPDALYVRLVSSDGHKFIVKRDHALTSGTIKAMLSGPGQFAENETNEVCFREIPSHVLAKVCQYFAYKVRYTNSSTEIPEFPIAPEIALELLMAANFLDC